CGAGAGCAATGAGAGAATGGCGTTCTTTGCGATGTCCAACATGTTTGAGTGATTTACGGTCGTTCGTTCATCTTCGCCGCAAGGGCTGTCGCGACCTTGCGTGGCCCAATCTGAGCCATCACCGCACCAAACGCGTTCTTCAGCCCGTGAATTTTGACCCTCTTTCCTTCCATCATGGCTTGGTACGCATCGAGAGCCACATTTTCTGATTTGGCGGGTGTTTGCATCTTGAAGAGTCGCGCTTCTTCATTGCCTGAAACGCTTGAGAACTCGGTCGCGGTCGCCCCTGGGCAGTGGGCAGTTACGCTAACCCGGGTCCCATCCAACTCGTGGTCGAGAGCCTCAGAGAACGAGACCACAAAGGCCTTGGTCGCGTAGTACGTGGCCATGAAGGGCCCTGCCTGAAAAGCTGCGGTGCTGGCAATGTTCAGCACTTTGCCGAAATCCCTCTGAACCATGCCTGGCAGTAATAAGCTTGTGAGGTGGACCAATGCGCTGACGTTGACTTGGATTTGGTCGAGCTCTTTTTGCGTGTCGAGCTCCCAAAACTTTCCGAGGGTGCCAAATCCGGCGTTATTCACCAAGAAGTCGACCCGTAGTCCAGCGGACTCGATAGATTCGACTAGCTCACCCGGCGCGCCTGGCACACTGAGGTCACACTCGAAGACGTGCGCCTGAATTTGGAACTTCTGACGCAACTCGTCGGCGATTTCCTCGAGCTTTTCTCGTCGCCGAGCCACTAGAATCACGTCGTGTGAATCGCGAGCAAAGAGCTCGGCAATATCTCGCCCAATGCCCGATGAGGCGCCTGTAATAAGTGCTATTCCCATTTTCACGTCCTTAAAACCAGAGCATACAAGATGGACTTGAACTTCGATCGTCACAAGTGCATGATCGCCTGGGGTGCGTCAACTCTCTCGCATCCTTAAATTTTTGCCAGGGAAGGCCATGAAGAACTTGATCTCGTCCGGAATTCGGAAACTCGTCAAAACCCAGGCCCGGTATACACCCGGCACCAAGACGGCGAAGGTGATTGCGGTAGCCACCGTTAAGGGCGGCGTCGGCAAAACCACCACGTCGGTCAACCTTGCATGTGGGCTTGCGCGCTTTGCCGAAGCGAGAGTGCTTCTCGTGGATTTGGACGCGCAGGGGCATTGTTCGCTGAGCCTCGCTTCTTCCCTTCCGACCCATAAGAATCCAGACCGTATCAGTGACGTCATCCTCGATGATGATGAGCGCGAATTGCTCGACGTTGCGGTACCCTCTGGGATTCGCCGGCTTGATATCACCTTACCCGACGCCAACCTTGGTGAGGCAGAAGGCCGGATTAGCCAGAAGATTGGAAAGGAGTTCCTACTTCGAGACGCGATTCGAATCACACGAACCCACTACGATTATATCGTCGTCGATTGCCCGCCAAATAAGGGGAATCTCACGCTGAACGCCATGTTGGCCGCGGACCATATCGTGGTGCCAACCGACCTGAGTCCTCTTGCCGTTCAAGGTGCAGATGAACTGCTTGGCACGATACAGACCGTGAACTCGCGGCTGAATCACTCCATCAACCTTCTCGGCATCGTCCTTACGCGAGTTGATTCGCGAAACGTCAC
This Microvenator marinus DNA region includes the following protein-coding sequences:
- a CDS encoding ParA family protein gives rise to the protein MKNLISSGIRKLVKTQARYTPGTKTAKVIAVATVKGGVGKTTTSVNLACGLARFAEARVLLVDLDAQGHCSLSLASSLPTHKNPDRISDVILDDDERELLDVAVPSGIRRLDITLPDANLGEAEGRISQKIGKEFLLRDAIRITRTHYDYIVVDCPPNKGNLTLNAMLAADHIVVPTDLSPLAVQGADELLGTIQTVNSRLNHSINLLGIVLTRVDSRNVTMNEAILDQIKEAWGEHVFDTQIGINTALARAQLEGKPIYEFDGASRGAKHYEALTREVLSRLAH
- a CDS encoding SDR family NAD(P)-dependent oxidoreductase, whose protein sequence is MGIALITGASSGIGRDIAELFARDSHDVILVARRREKLEEIADELRQKFQIQAHVFECDLSVPGAPGELVESIESAGLRVDFLVNNAGFGTLGKFWELDTQKELDQIQVNVSALVHLTSLLLPGMVQRDFGKVLNIASTAAFQAGPFMATYYATKAFVVSFSEALDHELDGTRVSVTAHCPGATATEFSSVSGNEEARLFKMQTPAKSENVALDAYQAMMEGKRVKIHGLKNAFGAVMAQIGPRKVATALAAKMNERP